From Pandoraea norimbergensis, the proteins below share one genomic window:
- a CDS encoding ABC transporter substrate-binding protein codes for MPTLIRRAIACAASALALGAFTASFAPAAHAAAISDGVVKIGVLTDLSGVSSDNAGKGSVLAATMAIDDFAKDHKVLGAPIELVSADSQGKTDTGATIAREWYDRDKVDMITDLTFSNVALAVDRIADEKKKIALVTGAGSSAISNEQCTAHSVQWMYDTYALANSTSQALLRRGLKSWYFITADYAFGQALEKDASEILTRQGGKVVGSVKHPVNSPDMSSYLLRAQTSGAQVIALANSGTDTLNTVKQASQFNMIQGSKQVFTPLLSLITEVHGMGLKNAQGMILTNGYYWDQDDRSRGFAQRFYAQHKKMPTMMQAAVYSAVLNYLKAVQAAGTDEADAVMAKLKTMKIDDPVIRNGHIRADGKLVHDMLLVQVKTPAESKGDWDLYKILETIPADKAFAPLAESKCSLVKK; via the coding sequence ATGCCCACCCTTATCCGGCGCGCGATTGCGTGTGCCGCTTCTGCGCTCGCCCTCGGCGCATTCACCGCCAGCTTCGCCCCGGCTGCCCACGCGGCAGCCATTTCCGACGGCGTCGTCAAGATCGGCGTGCTCACCGACCTGTCCGGCGTGTCGAGCGATAACGCAGGCAAAGGCAGCGTGCTTGCCGCCACCATGGCTATCGACGACTTCGCCAAGGACCACAAGGTACTCGGCGCGCCCATCGAACTCGTCTCGGCCGACTCGCAAGGCAAGACCGACACGGGCGCGACCATCGCGCGCGAGTGGTACGACCGCGACAAGGTCGACATGATCACCGACCTCACCTTCTCGAACGTCGCCCTCGCCGTCGACCGCATCGCCGACGAGAAGAAAAAGATCGCCCTGGTCACGGGCGCCGGTTCGTCGGCCATCAGCAACGAGCAGTGCACGGCGCATAGCGTGCAATGGATGTACGACACGTACGCGCTGGCCAACTCCACATCGCAGGCATTGCTGCGCCGAGGCCTGAAGTCGTGGTACTTCATCACCGCCGACTACGCCTTCGGTCAGGCACTGGAAAAAGACGCTAGCGAAATCCTCACGCGGCAGGGCGGCAAGGTCGTCGGCTCGGTCAAACACCCGGTCAACTCGCCCGACATGTCGTCATACCTGCTGCGCGCGCAAACCTCGGGCGCTCAGGTCATCGCACTGGCCAACTCGGGCACCGACACGCTCAACACGGTCAAGCAGGCGTCGCAATTCAACATGATTCAGGGCAGCAAGCAGGTCTTCACGCCGCTGCTCTCGCTCATTACCGAAGTGCACGGCATGGGCCTGAAGAACGCCCAAGGCATGATTCTGACGAACGGCTATTACTGGGATCAGGACGACCGCTCGCGCGGCTTCGCGCAGCGCTTCTACGCGCAGCACAAGAAGATGCCGACGATGATGCAGGCAGCCGTCTACTCGGCGGTGCTCAACTATCTGAAGGCGGTTCAGGCGGCCGGCACCGACGAAGCAGACGCCGTGATGGCCAAGCTCAAGACGATGAAGATCGACGACCCAGTAATTCGCAACGGGCATATCCGTGCGGACGGCAAGCTCGTGCACGACATGCTGCTCGTGCAGGTCAAGACGCCCGCAGAGTCGAAGGGGGACTGGGATCTTTACAAGATTCTCGAAACGATTCCGGCCGATAAGGCATTCGCGCCACTGGCCGAATCGAAGTGCTCGCTGGTGAAGAAATAA